The following proteins come from a genomic window of Diadema setosum chromosome 20, eeDiaSeto1, whole genome shotgun sequence:
- the LOC140243884 gene encoding integrin beta-1-B-like encodes MAIHVTSQLNRLRWLFLAELFFLSLCTDAQTTGSALCTKAKTCGDCITQNPSCAWCGQPDFQDNENVARCDNPQVLRERGCQENYIENPLSSVDIIDDKPLSKAGDPLEDLVQVYPQSINVAMRPGETIPINLQIRQAEDFPVDLYYLMDLSDSMNDDLVELRRLGPVLVAEMSNITRDFRLGFGAFIDKTVMPYIDIHPKKVKNPCLNKECGPAFSFHNFLPLTLETREFSEEVSKVNSSGNLDSPEGGMDAMMQATVCTQEIGWRDRARHLLLYTTDASFHIAGDGKLGGIVTPNDGKCHMRDGMYTMADEQDYPSISRLSAAMQERSILPIFAIGKAGPTKQDPYVFYEDLPQYFSEAVTARLSADSSNIVKLVKDIYRNITSAVKVEDNSTSVFNLEYTAMCVDGGVYKGVSECSGLKLGDNVTFMVDVTMNEEACNSDKDEFIFKIEPPSLGEQLTVRVKPICSCDCANETARGPEYCSNFGTYVCGACVCDQGRSGRNCECDRAEAEGLDPSCVFTNSSSEECSGRGTCVCGQCECDSRDNPTESIFGAYCHCDNYRCRSYNGKICGGPDRGVCKCDLDTGKNYCDCLEGYEGPACECPISNDTCRAPNGEICNGVGECVCGECQCSDDKYSGATCQICPDCPGECEINQPCVQCRAFHNGAYNKSQCKKCPHPIYIVKELRRSDGHTECRYTDDNGCTVIFTYEILPNGTYYLEVQEYPICPSAAGMLWVILGIIIGIILVGLALLLIWRLLTYIHDRREFQQFEKERANPTWEAGENPIYKSSTSRFQNPTYKMN; translated from the exons ATGGCGATCCACGTCACATCTCAACTGAACAGATTACGATGGCTTTTTCTGGCTGAACTCTTCTTCCTCTCACTATGTACAGATGCACAAACCACGG GCTCAGCATTGTGCACCAAAGCCAAGACATGTGGTGATTGTATAACACAAAACCCATCATGCGCATGGTGTGGCCAACCG GATTTTCAAGACAATGAGAACGTCGCACGCTGTGATAATCCTCAAGTGCTTCGAGAGAGAGGCTGCCAGGAAAACTACATTGAAAATCCACTCAGTTCAGTGGATATTATAGAC GATAAACCTTTGAGTAAGGCTGGAGATCCCCTAGAAGATCTGGTCCAAGTCTATCCTCAGTCAATCAATGTTGCCATGAGGCCAG GCGAGACGATTCCTATCAACCTCCAGATCCGGCAAGCAGAGGACTTCCCTGTAGATCTCTACTATCTCATGGACTTGTCTGATTCCATGAATGATGATTTGGTGGAGTTGAGGAGACTGGGACCAGTTCTAG TTGCTGAGATGAGTAACATTACCAGAGACTTCAGGCTGGGCTTTGGTGCCTTTATTGACAAGACTGTCATGCCATACATTGACATCCACCCCAAGAA GGTGAAGAACCCTTGTCTCAACAAGGAGTGTGGACCCGCCTTCTCCTTCCACAACTTTCTACCACTCACTCTGGAAACAAGGGAATTCTCA GAGGAAGTGTCAAAAGTTAACAGCTCAGGAAATCTCGACAGCCCAGAGGGGGGTATGGATGCAATGATGCAGGCAACAGTATGCACA CAAGAAATCGGCTGGCGGGATCGAGCCAGGCATTTACTGCTCTACACTACAGATGCCAGTTTCCACATAGCTGGGGACGGAAAG CTCGGTGGTATTGTCACACCCAATGATGGAAAGTGTCACATGCGTGACGGTATGTACACCATGGCTGACGAACAG GATTATCCATCCATCAGTCGACTCAGTGCTGCGATGCAGGAAAGGAGCATCTTACCCATCTTCGCCATTGGAAAGGCTGGTCCTACCAAGCAAGATCCATACGTATTCTATGAG GATCTTCCTCAGTATTTCAGTGAAGCTGTTACAGCAAGACTGTCAGCCGATTCATCAAATATTGTCAAGCTGGTGAAAGATATTTACAGG AATATCACATCAGCAGTAAAGGTGGAGGATAATTCGACGTCGGTTTTCAACCTGGAGTACACAGCGATGTGCGTGGATGGGGGTGTCTACAAGGGGGTCAGTGAGTGCTCTGGCCTCAAGCTGGGGGACAATGTCACCTTCATGGTGGACGTCACAATGAACGAAGAGGCCTGTAACTCCGACAAAGATGAGTTTAT CTTCAAAATTGAACCACCGTCACTTGGAGAACAGCTCACCGTGAGGGTGAAACCCATCTGCTCTTGTGACTGTGCCAATGAAACG GCGCGGGGTCCCGAGTATTGCAGTAACTTTGGGACATATGTCTGTGGAGCGTGTGTCTGTGACCAGGGCCGGTCTGGGAGGAATTGTGAATGTGACAGGGCTGAAGCAGAGGGTCTGGATCCCAGCTGCGTCTT TACCAATTCCTCGTCCGAGGAGTGCTCCGGCCGCGGGACGTGCGTGTGCGGCCAGTGCGAATGTGATAGCAGGGACAATCCCACGGAATCGATATTTGGGGCGTACTGTCACTGCGACAACTATCGCTGCCGGAGCTATAATGGGAAAATATGTGGGG GACCAGACAGGGGAGTGTGCAAGTGTGATCTTGATACAGGCAAGAACTACTGTGATTGTTTAGAGGGTTACGAAGGCCCAGCCTGTGAGTGCCCTATATCCAATGACACCTGCAGAGCTCCCAATGGG GAGATTTGCAACGGAGTCGGGGAATGTGTCTGTGGAGAATGTCAGTGTTCGGACGATAAGTACTCAGGGGCAACCTGCCAGATCTGTCCA GATTGTCCAGGAGAGTGTGAGATCAACCAACCATGCGTTCAGTGCAGGGCCTTTCACAATGGAGCCTACAACAAGTCTCAGTGCAAGAAATGCCCCCATCCTATTTATATTGTGAAGGAGCTCAGGAGATCGGATG GTCATACAGAATGCAGGTATACAGATGACAATGGATGTACAGTCATATTCACCTATGAAATTCTTCCAAATGGCACATACTACCTTGAAGTGCAAGAGTACCCCA TCTGCCCCAGCGCCGCCGGGATGCTCTGGGTGATCCTAGGCATCATCATCGGCATCATCCTGGTGGGTCTAGCCCTGCTCCTCATATGGCGACTCCTCACGTACATCCACGATCGGCGGGAATTCCAGCAGTTCGAGAAGGAGCGGGCCAACCCGACTTGGGAGGCAGGAGAGAATCCAATTTACAAATCATCAACCTCACGCTTCCAGAACCCCACGTACAAGATGAACTGA